A DNA window from Ipomoea triloba cultivar NCNSP0323 chromosome 10, ASM357664v1 contains the following coding sequences:
- the LOC116032790 gene encoding probable transcription factor PosF21 — protein sequence MDKDKSPALGGGLLPPSGRYSHFSQLGNGFSGKPEPSGSFNLPPLGPSASASESGHFGIGVPSESNRFSQDISQMPDNPPKKLGHRRAHSEIITLPDDISFDSDLGVVGGLDGPSLSDETEEDLFSMYLDMDKFNSSSATSPLQVGGSSSSVATAPGSSQAPALVTPIAENATSAVSEKPRVRHQHSQSMDGSTTIKPEMLTSGTDEPSAAESKKAISAAKLAELALIDPKRAKRIWANRQSAARSKERKMRYIAELERKVQTLQTEATSLSAQLTLLQRDTNGLTAENSELKLRLQTMEQQVHLQDALNDALKEEIQHLKVLTGQGMANGGPMMMNFGPSFGAGQQFYPNNHAMHTLLTAHQLQQLQLHSQKPQQPPNFQQHQLHPFQLQPQQQPPPLQPQEQHLHQAGDPKLRSSLSASALTEHASDSCTSMKD from the exons ATGGATAAGGATAAATCTCCAGCCCTTGGAGGGGGTTTATTGCCTCCATCAGGGAGATATTCGCATTTTTCGCAGCTTGGTAATGGTTTCAGTGGGAAGCCAGAGCCTTCTGGATCATTCAATTTGCCTCCATTAGGACCCTCTGCAAGTGCTTCAGAATCAGGTCACTTTGGTATTGGGGTGCCTTCAGAATCAAACCGGTTTAGTCAGGATATCAGCCAAATGCCTGATAACCCACCAAAGAAATTGGGCCACAGACGTGCTCACTCAGAGATTATTACTCTTCCTGATGACATCAGTTTTGATAGTGATCTTGGCGTTGTCGGTGGATTAGATGGACCCTCGCTGTCTGATGAGACTGAGGAGGATCTTTTTTCTATGTACCTTGATATGGATAAGTTCAATTCATCATCTGCAACTTCTCCATTGCAAGTGGGTGGATCATCTTCTTCAGTGGCTACAGCTCCAGGCTCATCTCAAGCTCCTGCATTGGTGACACCAATAGCTGAGAATGCTACTTCTGCGGTTAGTGAGAAGCCCAGAGTTAGACATCAGCACAGTCAGTCAATGGATGGTTCAACTACCATCAAGCCAGAAATGCTGACATCAGGTACTGATGAGCCATCTGCTGCTGAATCTAAGAAAGCCATCTCTGCTGCTAAGCTTGCTGAGCTTGCTCTTATCGATCCAAAGCGTGCAAAGAG GATCTGGGCCAACAGACAATCAGCTGCTAGATCGAAGGAAAGGAAAATGAGGTATATAGCTGAGCTTGAGAGAAAAGTCCAGACTCTGCAGACAGAAGCCACTTCATTGTCTGCACAATTGACCCTGTTGCAG AGAGATACAAATGGCCTGACTGCTGAGAACAGTGAACTTAAGCTGCGCTTGCAAACAATGGAACAACAAGTGCACTTGCAAGATG CCTTAAATGATGCTCTAAAAGAGGAGATACAGCATCTGAAAGTTTTAACTGGGCAAGGCATGGCAAACGGTGGACCTATGATGATGAACTTTGGTCCATCCTTTGGAGCTGGGCAGCAATTTTATCCCAACAACCATGCCATGCACACATTGTTAACGGCACATCAGCTTCAACAGCTTCAGTTACATTCTCAAAAGCCGCAACAGCCGCCTAATTTTCAACAGCATCAACTACACCCGTTTCAACTGCAACCACAGCAGCAACCGCCTCCTCTGCAGCCACAGGAACAACATTTGCACCAAGCCGGGGACCCAAAGTTGCGAAGTTCACTGTCAGCAAGTGCTCTGACTGAGCATGCTTCTGACAGCTGCACTTCTATGAAGGACTGA
- the LOC116031815 gene encoding uncharacterized protein LOC116031815, translated as MGTAKQLVSVGLLLPIPQSPVARKRNSRLNFVRLTLQSTAIRAALSIDEIPPNALRQARESGLSSCGFSLGVDLGLSRTGLALSKGFSFRPLTVLELRGQKLEVRLIDIAQKQEVDEFIIGLPLSSDGKETPQSNKVRSVAGRLAVRAAEKGWRVYLQEEYGTSTQAMSRMIDMGLSKSARQGKLDAYAAVMVLERYFSASGEGIELVLPKQLELQNKLRKASSMEDEFDS; from the exons ATGGGAACGGCGAAACAGCTAGTATCCGTAGGCCTATTGCTGCCAATTCCGCAGTCTCCGGTGGCCAGAAAACGCAACAGTCGCCTGAATTTTGTGCGGTTAACTTTACAAAGTACTGCAATCAGGGCGGCGCTGTCAATAGATGAAATTCCACCAAATGCCCTAAGGCAGGCAAGAGAATCAGGCTTGAGCAGCTGTGGCTTCAGCCTTGGCGTCGATTTGGGATTAAGTCGCACTGGCCTTGCTCTTAGCAAAGGCTTCTCTTTTCGTCCATTAACG GTTCTGGAATTGAGAGGGCAGAAGCTAGAAGTTCGACTTATTGATATTGCTCAAAAACAG GAGGTTGATGAATTTATAATTGGGCTTCCATTATCTAGTGATGGGAAGGAGACTCCACAATCAAATAAAGTTCGAAGTGTTGCAGGTAGATTAGCAGTTCGAGCTGCTGAGAA GGGCTGGAGAGTATACCTGCAGGAAGAGTATGGGACATCAACTCAGGCCATGAGCCGCATGATTGATAT GGGCCTCAGCAAATCTGCTCGTCAAGGGAAACTTGATGCCTATGCAGCTGTG ATGGTGCTTGAGAGATATTTCTCAGCCTCAGGTGAGGGGATAGAACTTGTTTTACCCAAACAGTTGGAACTCCAAAACAAGCTCAGAAAGGCATCTTCCATGGAAGATGAATTTGATAGTTGA